The genomic region AACACTACACTTTATCACCTATTTGCACAGAGATATCTACACTATGaggctctctcttttctcttttaccTTATAGATGCTCTCGAACCTACCTTTGTATGTTCTTCTAAAAAGAATATACAGCATgctaatataaaatatttgcacACCTACCAGTGATGAAaagcagaaatacatacatatatatatatatatatatatatatatatatatatatatatatatatatatatacatacacacacatatacacacacacacacacacacacacaagaggtaGGGTCAAGCACCCACATCACTGCCTCTAGAGCCCTGGGTGCAATCCCAAATGCGTACATGAATATTCCAAAAACGGATACACTCACAGGGGCTTGTGCAAATAGGATTTTAATCCATGGTTCTGTAACGTTTCAGAGTCACCCCCATCTTCAGACAAAAATTACACACACCTGTGTAATTTTTGTCTGAAGACGGAGGTAACCCTGAAACTTGACAGAACCATGGATTAAAATCCTATTTGCACAAGCCCCCGTGATTGAATCCGTTTCTTTGAATATATCCATCATAATTTAGGAGCCAGAAACGGTTGTCTCTtcctataatattaatattaaatatatatatatatatatatatatatatacacacagaccaaTGGGTAACAGATCTCAGATAGGTCATAGTCTTTTTGGATCAAGTGTGTGCAAGATgacaagtacattaaagggacagtgtactgtaaacctgttttctccttaatgtgtttccaattacttattattccagctgcagagtttaaaatgtatgggaaattgttcattTAGgcatatttttgtatttgaaatagctgtttctgcttctGAAACCACAGCCAATACAGCGGGGCTGATCTTGTAGAGAGAAAATACCTTGTTATGTTATCTGCCTAATTATTTACACTAAGTCCTCCGTATTGTCTTTGTTACTATATTCACAAAGGCCAATACTTAAAGAGAGAGCAATTGGAAATTGACATTTTAGTACCTCCCTGTCACAGCCCCCACttggagcattattttatctaaaatttCTTGTTTACATGTTTTGTTTTAACCAGAACTTTAAGGgacgttgtacactagatttttctttgcattaaagtTTTTGTTAGATAattgatttatatagcccatctgggagtgtttttgtaacaatgtatagttttgcttattattttaataacattgtgctgattttcagactcctaaccaagccccaaagtatcagatgtagactgaagcctacagattcctgctgctcttgtttgtgtaatctgtattTTCATACGCATGGAAGGGGGATGGGGGAgtatctgctcttcctgctttcacttggtgtcccagcctaacctcatcaacagtgctaaactgggagcttctacgtttttaaaaggttttatactgtatttctatatccttctttatagtagtgtctgttacatgcagttatatggaaattgttgTACACTGTTCAAAagtgttaaaggtacatgaaaccccaaaaaaaaaaaaattcatgattcagatagagaaaacaattttacacaactttctaatttacttctattatctaatctgtttcattctcttggtataatatgttgaaggagcagcaatgcactactagtttctaactgaacacatgggtgagccaatgacattcaatatatatatgcagccaccaatcaactgctagaacctagtttctctgctgctcatgaatttgccttgataaacctttcagcaaaagataacaagagaaggaagcaaattaaataatagaattgaattgtaaaggtgtttaaaattatattctctatctgaatcatgaaagaaattttttgggtttcatgtccctttaagtataggtggggatacaacaagcaacaccagctatttcaaatgagaaaataaaggtgatggagctatttgtaaacaatgttatacaatccagtaggtaaaatggataattggggacACATTAAAAAGGAAGAACATATAAAAGAGTACACTGTCACTTTATTGGATCACAGACAAATATTGAGATGTAAAAGTGAAGGTAAAAACATGCActtttttttgaagaaaagaaaTGCATTTTCCTGTTCCATAAAAAGATGAGGGCTGCCATGGAAATTATTGACAGTACTACGCAGagtacaaataaaaaacatattttcaatacaAGATGGTTGTTATTAGTCTGCAAATTCCATCATAATTTTCAACAGACATCTGTTAGAGATACTTGTGACAGTTATTTCAGATTTGTATATTTGGTGTATACCTttgtgatatgtatatatgtttgaaaagaaacaaaaaaaaaatcaggtagGAAATTAAACAACTCACCTGCTTGAAATAACACCCCAGGAGTGACAGGTTGATAATGGCTTTGAGTAATTTCCTTTAAAATGAAGAACAGGCAGAATCCGTCAGTTTCAAAGCCAAGATTCGTCCTGATGAGCCGCCATCAGGACAAGAGAAACAGCATGTCCATATCAACACAAACAAACATTAATAGTTTGGAAGATCTGTTAATCCACCTTCTTTCTTTCCTTAAATGTTGCCACCCACCTTTGCTTATTGCTGAagacaaaataaaaacatgcaTGTAGTGAAGCCAGTTAATTCCTCATCTGTGCTTCTGAAGTTAGTTTTCAGTTAACGAGTTGTGAATTTTCCAATTATATATTTGTAGGTTGCAAGCATGCCCAGGCCATACTGTTTAGGTCTTCAATATTTCAAATCAACAATCACTGTTAACGCAAACAGCTGATTCCAGAGTTATGTCCATAAACCAATCTGTATAAGAAATATGGGTACTCTTGACAGATATCACGAGCATATCTGGGGAGAAAAAGATATATCAGCATGGCAAAAACAGAATGAAATTTTAGAATGATATGTAAAAGGGATTGAAAAACAAATATCAAAGTTAGAATGAAGAAAGAATATTAAGAACCAGCCATTAATCTTTGGGAGCAAGTTGGTATCTGTAGACAAATATATAACATAGAAAgtaataaataaaagtaataataaaaactaggagtaagaagaaaattataaGAGCCATAGCCATCTGGCCCCTATGATTTGTAATGTCCTGATATATGAGGAGGTGCTATAACGTGCAACTATGGAAAAGCGGTTTACATTAAAACATGGGAGTTAGcagtaatatatacacaaatacttaAAGTTCCAATAATAACTACACAGCACCAGTCTTCTTATTATAACTCCTGATTATGGGTATATGACCCTGAAACGTTGTACTGTGCtttgatgttttaataaaaaaatgtcaagGAATTATAAATAAGATGAGTGGTCTGTGAAATGATTATTATAACAGTTGGTCAAGGCATAGCAGCTTATATAGCTGCCTGGTTTTAACGTGCATCAGAAGAGTAAGTAAGGTGCTGGTCTCCTAAAGTTAAACTGATGCTTTAAACCAAAGagaggttttttttataattatacatACAACACCATATTCCAGTTTATATAAAGTGTGGTCTGGTTCAGTATTTTTGCTTGTTTCAAATACAACACTATCTATCAAAGTTACAACAACTTTCACTAAATGCTCATGTaaatactaatttacaacagatgcagGACCTTACAGGCAGCACACTATCATATTGCTTTGTGTTGCATTATGAGATTGTAGGTTAACAGGAAATACATAACTCAGGAAAATGCAACAGACTACAAATCTAGAATTAGTCAAACAAACTAAGgttaagttaaagggccattataaagaTAAAATAACACATTCTAATTAAATCACTAGCAGTGCTGcaaaactgtgtgtttaacacgcACATTTCCTTCCCTGCACCAGAAgtgctgtgttaaaaaaaaaatattcaattgatattaaatatttacttatttaaatttttttaaatatttacttattttaaaTAGAGTAATGGTACAATTCTAACTGACAAAATGTTAACAACAAGCCACCTGTcagtaatgtgtttatatgtaaacaGTAATTTCCCCCAAACATTGTAAGTAGCCCAAGCACACATACTTATGCAGAAGGCACTGTTCCTGGTATATTTAAATGTATCCACTTCTGTAAATAATGACAATTGTAATATGATTTATTAACTTAACCTCTCCTAATCTCGCCATAAACACATGTATTTAAGTGTGAACTCATTTACTGTAACTTATTCTCTGAaactacaaaaaaactaaacatgtGAGCCCTTCAAAAAGAGGGAGTATGGtagctgtgtgtgcatgtatataggtgcaaatacataaatatagtagAACAAGTTCCTAACCCAAAGGAACAACTGCTCttttactttcttttttactcCCAACATTTTGTAATATTCTACACACATCTTAACACAAACACCATTGACTGGTCCTTAAATGCGTCTAGCACCTCTATATTATTGATGGAGTCTAATTTGCAAAAGGTTAATCAGACCATTTGGAATATACAGTTAGTGGTATGCATAATGCATACACAgaggtgtataatgtgtatatacaataaATCATGCATAAAGAGTAAAATGCTGAGGTATAGGAGGTTGGTGTGCAAATTTATAAATATGCATACAAGCAGTTTTGACACATATAAAGTTAAGTAttaataatatgtgtgtataaagaATATGTTTCCAtatgcaatatgtgtatatacatcctGCAGTGGGTGTGTATGGATAGTATACTTCagtataggagtgtgtgtgtgaatagtaAGCAAAGCAAGACGTATACATGGTTTGTAAGAAGTGTAAATATAGTTTGAATATACAAACAGCTATGTGAGCGTATACagacatctgtgtgtgtgtctatatatattcagTAAGGTGTGTGCAAATATTTCGTCAGTAAAGTGTGTACATGTACACAACCAGGGTATGCAAATAGATAGTCCACCCAATGTCACGTTCTTCACTCCTACTGTATTTGGCACAGAGCACACATTACCTTGCTGGGTCACGTGTCCGCACGGTTAGTTAGCCGGTTCTCACGCATACACTGACACGCGCGCAGCTCGCGGAAGATGTGAGCGGAGACACAGACtcaggaggagggagggagagccGGCGCGTTGAGATGACGTTAGTCGCTCAGCAACAACCAGTGCTGCCAGTCGCTGTGAAGATGATGTCATTCGTAGGAGACTCGAAGAGAAGCGGGGAGACGAGATGTAAAGAAGACGAGTCAGTGTTGATGTGTTCCTTCCGTGGCCGTGTATGGAGGAGCATGTGTTCTACTAGTATGAAGGTATTATCCTATCAGGTGCCGCTGCTCTATagctgtatattatatatgtggtgAGCTCGCCCTAGTAATTTTTTTTGTGCTACGGCTCCTAAGATTTCATATAGCTAGTCTTAAAATGTTTGTAAGCGCCTAAAGTTGTGtgacatattattttttattaatgtaatcTACCAACAAAAGGGAGCTCTTCCTTTTACATATTTTGTCAGACTAGTAATTTACCACAGATTTGTTCATAAAGTTACTACCTTTATAGATTGTCCTAATTCGTTAGAGTATGGCATTTTACGACTGATGAATTAACCCCATACACTACTGTGTGTTCAACCCCTTTGCCCCGCAAAGGAGTCAAACACGCACTAGACTCACCATTCAGGACCTGCAGAAAAAAGTGTAACGTAAGGCCTCAAATTGCTAAAGCATTATAACTACTATACTATTGcactttctgtgttttttttttgtcgtGATATTCCATTTATGTTTGAGGTAAGACAGTTGTCTCCTACCTTTCTTTCTCTGATATAatccaaattaaatacaattttgtgAACTAATATTAATGAAAGATAAAAATTGAACAGCCAGATGggaatagtttaaatatatatatataatgaaataatccaaggggatttgcactctcacttcAAAGTATCTCGCCAGGGTGTCAGGAGCATTGTGCACTTGTTTGGCCTGAGGAAGGGCACGGTTTGATCCCTGAAACACCACTTTACACATTAAAACTCTTGTgtggaaagtccagtgagtgcggatatttttttggcatatatatataatattgctcCATACTCATGGTGAGATTTTGCAGCTGCGTCTACACGCCCAGTCTTTGATACTGAGTTAATGTTGATTCAAACTTCTCACCCCTGTTCAATTTTATACttgtgcatatattttatatatatatatatatatatatatatatatatatatatatatatatatatgtatatatatatatatgtatatatatatatatatatatatgtgtatatatatatatatatatatatatatatatatgtatatatatatatatatatatgaaaaacatattCCTGTTGTTTTCTCTTTACTCATTGTTAAAAATGCACGCTGAAtatctaaataaagaaaaaaagctaGACTTTTGACTAATTATTCTGTAGTTTTTTGCTGTTTGGAtatttattgcatgttttttttttctctctttttaggaGTTAACAGCTTGGCAATTGGTTGGTCACATAGATGCAATAACTTTCTAAAGATGTGTAGAGCACTTCTTATTTAATTTCCCCTTTCCTAGTACCGTTCTCCTTTGCTTATAAATTCAAGAATGCTTGGATTTATCTGGGCCCGGCAATCTGGCTTGGATAGTCCAGTTCGTCTGAAACGTGCAGAAAGTACACGGAGAGTACTTAGTCTGGAATTAAACAAAGATAGGGATGTTGAAAGAATGCATGAAAATGGCATAAATTCCCTTGATATTGAGCCTGTAGAGGGACGATACATGCTGTCTGGAGGTGCTGATGGTATTATTGTTCTTTATGACTTAGCAAATTTTAGTAAATCTCCATCGTACACCTGTAAAGCACTATGTAAAGTGGGCAAAAGCCACCCTGATGTACATAAATTCAGTGTAGAAACAGTTCAGTGGTACCCCCATGACACTGGTATATTTACCTCAAGCTCATTTGATAAGACTTTGAAGATATGGGACACAAATACATTGCAGCTGGCTGAAGTCTTTCACTTTGAAGGGACTGTTTACAGCCACCACATGTCTCCACTGGCCACCAAgcataatttaattgcagttggtACAAAAAACCCTAAAGTGCAGCTCTGTGACTTAAAATCTGGTTCTTGTTCCCACATTCTCCAGGGTCATAGAGGGGAAGTGCTGTCAGTCTGCTGGTCTCCAAGGTATGACTATATCTTAGCAACTGCAAGTGTGGACAGCAAGGTGAAGTTATGGGATGTTCGCAAGGCAACTGGATGCCTAATAACGCTTGACAAGAATAATGGAGAGAAGTCAAAGGCTTCTTCTGAATCGGCAAACACTGCTCATAATGGCAGAGTTAATGGGCTGTGTTTTACAAGTGACGGCCTTCACCTTCTGACCATTGGAACTGATGATCGCATGAGGCTGTGGAATAGTGCAACAGGGGAAAACACTTTAGTTAACTATGGCAAGGTGTGTAATGATAGTAGGAAAGGTGTCAAATTCACAGTGTCTGTAGGCTGCAGTCCTGACTTTGTCTTTGTACCCTGTGATAGTACCATTACCATGTACACTATCTATTCTGGTGAAAAGATAAATGTGTTGAGGGGACATTATAACAATGCAGACTGCTGCGTTTTCCAACCTCAGTTCCAAGAGCTTTACAGTGGAGGCAAAGACTGTAACATTCTTGCCTGGGTACCAGCACTGCGTGAACCTGTTCCTGATGACGATCCTAAAAAGTCAGGACCACAAAAACATCTACATCCAGCATTTGAGGATGCATGGAGTAGCAGTGAGGAAGAAGGGTGAATAAAACTGTAATAAGCCAAACAAGTGGAACATTTGTTTATAATTCTGCAGCAGGCTGCTTTTATATTATGTACATCACAACAGTTAAATATATTTGCTGGcatttgtcttttatttattaaacattttcatCAAGATTGAAATCACGTATTTTATGACAAATCATCAGTACTGTTTCATATTGGGGCTCATTACAGAAACTGTTCAAGACTAAAGgtgcaaatataaaatatttattgttgaaaatgtatttgcatataaatatataaatgttttcgtattgtttaaaaaaaaattgcaattttaaaccactttccaatttacttttaccctgaaatttgctttgttctcttggtattcattgttgaaagctaaacctcggtaggctcatatgctaatttctagagaTGTGCATTAGGCAGTTTAGTTCTGTCAAATGCAGAAATAGGAGTCTGCTTTCAGTGTTAGCATCTTTTTGGAGCTGAATATCCTATTGTGTAAGTAAAACACACTAAGATATAGATTTgcatagatcttagtgtgtttcacttgcacgaGAATATTCAGCTCCGAAAAGAGCGGGATACTGAAAGCAGCCTCCTTCCACATTAGTCAGTGAACGAAACTGCAGAATGCGCATCTCTACTAATTTCcaaacccttgaaggccgtctcttatctcagtgcattttgacagtttttcactgctagatgctcttgttcatgtgggccatctagataacattgtgctcactcccgtgtaattatttaagagtcagcaccgattggctaaaatgcaggtctggcAAAAGCATTGCtttaagggagcagtctgcagatgattagatacaaggtaatcacatagataaaaagtaaagtgttggctatgcaaaattagggaatgggtaataaagggattatatgtctattaaacaataataattttcaagtagactgtctctttaattgtaattaatattCTATTATTTTACTTAGCAAAGCTACACAGAAAGAGAAAAATAGCCTGATTGAGATACAAGATAAAGACATTTTACTGTAAATTGAACAGTGTTTAGTAAACATAAAATTGCTTTTTATGATTACTAAAACTacagttatttattattttgtgtgggTAACGGAATTTGTTAAAATCCCTGTATCACCTCTCAAGAAAGTAAAACAGGCTGTAATCCAAACATACATCAGCcagtcccccttttttttttttctactcctGTAGGTACAGATTAatattttgcttctttttattattttgcttttcACTGTATTATTATACCTATGTTTTCTTAAATGCCCAttatctagtaaaaaaaaaaatgttttaacaaaccTTTAGCTagatagatgttaaagggacacaatggTATTCTTCAGATATTGCTGTAACATTTTGCAGTataaaattaatgtttttaaaaaaaaaataaaaaagagctagagAGCAAACAAACGTATTTTTAAATACCCTGATTCGCACCTTCTACACTTTATTTAGATGTTGATTGTAAAGTACACTCTTATAAGCCAATTTAACTGACAAATAAGAAGCTAGAGCATGGATTTTACACACCGAGCAGCACCTGTATAATATCCGCAGCTCTGTaaaatcatacattgggctttacctgAGTAATCCTAAAATACCCAAAGTCTTCTGGTCAAAGCGCTAATGTAATCGTAAAGTGCTTGGATAAAGCCCAAAGTCTAAATAAAGTAGAGGATCACTACCTGCTTTGCTTAAATGCCTggatacagtttttttttgttttttttcaagcaGGCAGTTACCTGTGTTAACACAGGTAGTTTGCAGCATAGTGCCAATTAGATAGGGGATTACCCACTAAATAGTGATGTATTGAATAATGGTGTATAAAATGCATTAATTCACCTGTGTGCATGCAGTGTGTATTGTCactgagagtaaaaaaaaaaaggctccatATAGCAATACAAATTCTACAATTCTCCCTTTAGTGAATAGACCTGTTATTTTTGATAAGGGGATTATTCACTAAATGTTGATAAGGGGTTTAATAATTACTAACCAAGCGGCTGTGAGTAAAGCCTGATGTTACTGTAATTTCcacatctacactatttattttgcctacaCCTGgtgggttcaaggaaggtgccccgccaatcctctggcatccactccaagtgaaccttggggaatgaggtttacccccctccccaggcagaggcaaaaaagatagtgaagatggggggaattacagtgcatttgGCTGTTGATGTAACAAAACATGATACAAAacaaatctgaaaaataaaaatgtttaatttactgttggtgcaacaaaacatatgaaaaataaatgtttttcaagTAGTAAAACATGCTACAAAAcaaacctgaaaaataaaaatgtttaaccttttaacgccgttatgccgttctattccgtcataattacactgggctttaaagccgttatgacggaatagaacgtcataacaaacggctgtcctgaagccttctgtgcttctaggacttgatcgcggtctggagggcgttcctagcattGTAGGGACTCCCCCCACatgcaatccaataattgaaatctcgcgatcgtatgcacgatcgcgtagtttcaatttgtctacatcggaacaggtgttccgatgtaggcactttcaccctgtcactaaagggttaatttactgttggtggtacaaaacatatgaaaattaAATGTTTAATGTTTCAAGTAGTAGAACatgctacaaaacaaacatatgaaaaataaaaatgtttaaagtgatggtaaagttacagCATCAGTGATCAACTATTAAACTAattgattaaaataaatatattagtttaattctttttttttttttttttcccttatctaAACCATTATAAGCTTTATAAAGAACTGTTATCGTCAATTATTAAacccgtttttttgttttgttttttcacatttgggTCACGTTTTTATTTTATCCAGtttaaaattaggctgtttggtggCCATCACTCAGTCATCCACCCACTTAACTAAATGaacaattttattttctttacCTGTGACACCATGCGCGCTCCCGTTTTACACGTATGTGATTCCCAGTGGGGAGTCCCTAACATGCGCAAATCAGTGTAGCTGGTATCGTTCCGATTTCTTACCGCATGCGCACAACTTATTTCACAGGAGCAAGTGGACCGCTCACTAGTAGAATGCGATATATGAGCAGGAAATGGCAGATGGGAGGAGCGAGGAGCGGGAGgagacaatttttaaaatattgcaaacTATTGCTGAAAATAATTTTGAAGGTTGAAAAACTTAGCGACCGGGCTCAAAAACAGAAAGGCTTTATAGAAATTGCAAGGAACTAGTcatctttaccatcactttaatttcctGTTGTGTTTTCTtagcattacctgggtaaagcccaatgtatgattttAATAGCTTTATCCAGATGTTTAATTCCTGTTGGTATGTAAAATGTTTTATGTAACAAAACATGCTACAAAACAAACCTGAaatattagctttatccagaagggttTGGGTAACACTAGAATTACCTGGGTAAAGCTGaatgtatgatcttacattgggtattacccacagccactgggtaatgTAAGGATTACCCAATATCCGACTttacccataatatatatatatatatatatatatatatatatatatatatatatatatatacacatacacacacacacacacagtgtgtgtgtgtgtaataatatagtAGACTTTATTAACATGTTATATTGCACAGTGTGTTACTATAGTAACCCTATGCATTTTAGTTTATAAaagaaattcttaaagggacagtaaacatcaacattttttattctttaatattaaatatttagtttaattatattaataaaacagcctttttttttcaatgtgtttttttttattaatgtatataattTACCCACataattagtttttttgcaattggGCAGCCCACCCACCGCTTCTCCCTACTAATTTTTCATTTTTACCTTTTGACTGTTGCGCCTATAATTGGGTTATTGATCGCACCATTGGAATCTATTGAGCGCGCtcccattattttaattttttttccctgatTCTATGCATGTGCACTTAGTTTCTTTCTCCCTCAGCTGTCAAACTGTCAGTGAGGTAAACAACGGATTTCCGCTTTTGCAATCTGCTAGCTACTTACCGATATTAACATTTGCATTACATTTTTGTTAATCTAATTCTCTAATTAGTAAGTTTGGTATGAAAATTAAAATCACTTTTAAACTAAATGACTAGTTTTATCGTAATTCAATTAATTAGATGATTTTTATTATAATGAAAAttcctttttatgtatttttatatattctatgaatttaaattattctacacacacacacatatatatatatatatatatatatatatatatatatatatatatatatatatatatatatatatatatatatatatatataatctcagatTACTTTGTTCCGTTGTTGCTAAGTGCCTTGATTTTCATGAGCGCGCTCATTAGCATGGCCAGGGGAGCGTGTTAGGGGGCGTATATAAAAATAGATCTCATAGAGGGCGGAGTTTAAAATGTGAcctggaatttttttaaaattaatgacttgtatttactgaccctttaagtcagACATgtagaaaaatattattttctgccattttaaagggatagtaaaggtaacatactttcatgatttagatcaggGATGGCCAACAGGCG from Bombina bombina isolate aBomBom1 chromosome 2, aBomBom1.pri, whole genome shotgun sequence harbors:
- the ERCC8 gene encoding DNA excision repair protein ERCC-8, which codes for MLGFIWARQSGLDSPVRLKRAESTRRVLSLELNKDRDVERMHENGINSLDIEPVEGRYMLSGGADGIIVLYDLANFSKSPSYTCKALCKVGKSHPDVHKFSVETVQWYPHDTGIFTSSSFDKTLKIWDTNTLQLAEVFHFEGTVYSHHMSPLATKHNLIAVGTKNPKVQLCDLKSGSCSHILQGHRGEVLSVCWSPRYDYILATASVDSKVKLWDVRKATGCLITLDKNNGEKSKASSESANTAHNGRVNGLCFTSDGLHLLTIGTDDRMRLWNSATGENTLVNYGKVCNDSRKGVKFTVSVGCSPDFVFVPCDSTITMYTIYSGEKINVLRGHYNNADCCVFQPQFQELYSGGKDCNILAWVPALREPVPDDDPKKSGPQKHLHPAFEDAWSSSEEEG